In one window of Polaromonas naphthalenivorans CJ2 DNA:
- a CDS encoding aromatic ring-hydroxylating oxygenase subunit alpha, with protein sequence MPDKSLRLLQATSQLPISSYFDAGLYQREQQKLFARGPRYLGHELAVPNLGDYYTLPHEGDGRALVRNASGIELISNVCRHRQSTMLSGRGNTGSNIVCPLHRWTYNTSGELIGAPHFEVDPCLNLNRYKTTTWNGLVFEDNGRDIAADMAGLGHMADLDFSGYQLDKVHLHECNYNWKTFIEVYLEDYHVGPFHPGLGGFVTTDDLSWELAPNYSVQTVGVSDKLGKPGTDVYKLWHDVVLQYRNGAPPKYGAIWLTCYPHIMVEWYPHTLVVSTLHPQGPDKTLNVVEFFYPEEICAFEPEFMQAQQAAYMETCVEDDELALRMDAGRKALMQRGDNEFGPYQSPMEDGMQHFHVWYRREMGASKTTQMI encoded by the coding sequence ATGCCTGATAAAAGCCTTCGCCTGTTGCAAGCCACCAGCCAGCTCCCCATTTCCAGCTATTTCGATGCCGGCCTTTACCAGCGCGAGCAGCAAAAATTGTTTGCGCGCGGCCCGCGCTACCTCGGCCACGAACTGGCCGTTCCCAACCTGGGCGACTACTACACCCTGCCCCATGAGGGCGACGGCCGCGCGCTGGTGCGCAACGCCTCGGGCATCGAGCTGATCTCCAACGTCTGCCGGCATCGCCAGTCCACCATGCTTTCCGGCCGTGGGAACACCGGCAGCAACATCGTCTGCCCGCTGCACCGCTGGACCTACAACACATCGGGCGAGCTGATCGGCGCGCCGCACTTTGAAGTCGATCCCTGCCTGAACCTCAACCGCTACAAGACCACGACCTGGAACGGCCTGGTGTTCGAGGACAACGGCCGCGACATCGCGGCCGACATGGCCGGCCTGGGCCACATGGCCGACCTTGATTTTTCAGGCTACCAGCTCGACAAGGTACACCTGCACGAGTGCAACTACAACTGGAAAACCTTCATCGAGGTGTACCTGGAGGACTACCACGTCGGCCCCTTCCATCCCGGGCTGGGCGGCTTCGTCACCACCGACGACCTGAGTTGGGAACTGGCGCCGAACTATTCGGTGCAGACCGTGGGCGTGTCCGACAAGCTGGGCAAGCCGGGCACCGATGTTTACAAGTTGTGGCATGACGTGGTGCTGCAGTACCGCAACGGCGCGCCGCCCAAGTACGGCGCGATCTGGCTGACCTGCTACCCGCACATCATGGTCGAGTGGTATCCGCACACACTGGTGGTCAGCACGCTGCATCCGCAGGGGCCGGACAAGACGCTCAACGTGGTCGAATTCTTCTACCCCGAGGAAATCTGCGCCTTCGAGCCCGAATTCATGCAGGCGCAGCAGGCCGCCTACATGGAAACCTGCGTCGAGGACGACGAACTGGCGCTGCGCATGGACGCCGGCCGCAAGGCGCTGATGCAGCGCGGCGACAACGAATTCGGCCCCTACCAGAGCCCGATGGAAGACGGCATGCAGCACTTTCATGTGTGGTATCGCCGCGAAATGGGCGCCAGCAAAACCACTCAGATGATCTGA
- the xseB gene encoding exodeoxyribonuclease VII small subunit produces MAKSSASSLSSAKPVAAGPDASAPALPVSYEAALQELEGLVSRLESGQLPLDQLLAGYQRGAQLLKFCRDRLEAVETQIKVLEGTELKPWLQA; encoded by the coding sequence ATGGCCAAAAGCTCCGCTTCATCACTTTCATCGGCCAAGCCTGTTGCCGCAGGCCCTGACGCATCGGCGCCGGCCTTGCCCGTCAGCTACGAAGCCGCGCTGCAGGAACTTGAAGGTCTGGTGAGCCGCCTGGAGTCCGGCCAGTTGCCGCTGGACCAGTTGCTGGCCGGCTACCAGCGCGGCGCGCAATTGCTGAAGTTTTGCCGTGACAGGCTCGAAGCGGTTGAAACCCAGATCAAGGTGCTCGAAGGCACCGAACTCAAACCCTGGCTGCAAGCGTGA
- a CDS encoding polyprenyl synthetase family protein → MNAPEKISLFDLRAWSAGQLAAIERALSCWVASPDEAPAPAGLCDAMRYAVLDGGKRLRPLLVMAACAAVNGDAATALRPACAIELIHAYSLVHDDMPCMDNDVLRRGKPTVHVQYGEAQALLAGDALQALAFELLTPGDDSVDAPTQARLCRLLAQAAGYQGMAGGQAIDLASVGLPLTSAQLHEMHRLKTGALLQASVMMGAACGAASPTALAALRDYGAAIGLAFQVVDDILDVTADAATLGKTAGKDAAQDKPTFVSLMGLQASRAYAQQLHAQALASLRASGLENTQALQALADMLVNRQH, encoded by the coding sequence TTGAACGCTCCTGAAAAAATCTCCCTGTTTGACCTGCGCGCCTGGAGCGCCGGGCAACTCGCCGCCATCGAGCGCGCCCTGTCCTGCTGGGTCGCCAGCCCGGATGAGGCGCCCGCGCCTGCCGGGCTCTGCGATGCCATGCGCTATGCCGTGCTCGATGGCGGCAAGCGCCTGCGTCCGCTGCTGGTCATGGCCGCCTGCGCTGCGGTCAATGGCGATGCCGCAACCGCTTTGCGCCCGGCCTGCGCGATTGAGCTGATTCACGCCTATTCGCTGGTCCATGACGACATGCCCTGCATGGACAACGACGTGCTGCGCCGGGGCAAGCCGACCGTTCACGTCCAGTACGGCGAGGCGCAGGCGCTGCTGGCCGGCGATGCGCTGCAGGCGCTGGCCTTTGAACTGCTCACGCCCGGCGATGATTCGGTCGATGCCCCGACCCAGGCGCGCCTGTGCCGCCTGCTGGCGCAGGCAGCGGGTTACCAGGGCATGGCCGGCGGCCAGGCGATTGACCTGGCCAGCGTCGGCTTGCCTTTGACCTCGGCGCAGCTGCACGAGATGCACCGCCTCAAGACCGGCGCGCTGCTGCAGGCCAGCGTGATGATGGGCGCGGCCTGCGGAGCGGCTTCGCCCACGGCGCTGGCGGCGCTGCGCGACTACGGTGCGGCTATCGGCCTGGCGTTCCAGGTGGTCGATGACATCCTGGACGTGACGGCCGACGCGGCCACGCTGGGCAAGACCGCCGGCAAGGATGCCGCCCAGGACAAACCCACCTTTGTCTCGCTCATGGGGCTGCAGGCCTCCCGGGCCTACGCGCAGCAGTTGCACGCGCAAGCCCTGGCCAGCCTGCGGGCCAGCGGGCTTGAAAACACCCAGGCCCTGCAGGCGCTGGCCGACATGCTGGTCAATCGCCAGCACTAG
- the dxs gene encoding 1-deoxy-D-xylulose-5-phosphate synthase encodes MYSLLETINSPADLRRLPRAQLKALADELRAYVIDSVSQTGGHLSSNLGTVELTVALHYVFNTPDDRLVWDVGHQTYPHKILTGRRERMGTLRQLGGLSGFPRRDESEYDTFGTAHSSTSISAALGMALAAEFKGENRNAVAVIGDGSMSAGMAFEALNNAGVHDHCKLLVVLNDNDMSISPPVGALNRHLAQLMSGRFYASARHVGKKVLQVAPPLLELARRLESHAKGMVVPAAVFESFGFNYIGPIDGHDLESLIPTLENIRHLMATGAGPQFLHVVTKKGQGYKLAEADPIAYHGPGKFDPSMGLQKSSAPAKQTFTQVFGRWLCDMAEHDPRLVGITPAMREGSGMVEFHKRFPKRYHDVGIAEQHAVTFAAGMACEGLKPVLAIYSTFLQRGYDQLIHDVALQNLPVVFALDRAGLVGADGATHAGAYDIPYLRCIPNMGIACPADENECRKLLTTAFEQDSPVAVRYPRGAGAGVEPEAGLKSLPFGKGEIRREGSGIAILAFGTLLYPALQAAEKLGATVVNMRWAKPLDTELLLKVAAGHEVLVTLEEGAIMGGAGSAVGEALQAAGVVKPLLQLGLKDEFIEHGEVAVLLALQGLDAAGIEAAVRSRFGSFKSTDPLAKVMLKSVA; translated from the coding sequence ATGTACTCATTGCTTGAAACCATCAACAGCCCCGCCGACCTGCGGCGCCTTCCCCGCGCCCAGCTCAAGGCGTTGGCCGACGAACTGCGCGCCTATGTGATCGACAGCGTTTCCCAGACCGGCGGCCACCTGAGTTCCAACCTGGGCACGGTCGAGCTGACCGTGGCGCTGCACTATGTCTTCAACACGCCCGACGACCGGCTGGTCTGGGACGTGGGCCACCAGACATACCCGCACAAAATCCTGACCGGCCGGCGCGAACGCATGGGCACGCTGCGCCAGCTCGGCGGGCTGTCGGGCTTTCCGCGCCGCGACGAGAGCGAATACGACACCTTTGGCACGGCACATTCATCGACCTCGATTTCGGCGGCGCTCGGCATGGCGCTGGCCGCCGAATTCAAGGGCGAAAACCGCAATGCGGTGGCCGTCATCGGCGACGGCTCGATGAGCGCCGGCATGGCGTTCGAGGCCCTGAACAACGCCGGCGTGCATGACCACTGCAAGCTGCTGGTGGTGCTCAATGACAACGACATGAGCATCAGCCCGCCCGTGGGCGCGCTGAACCGCCACCTGGCGCAGCTGATGAGCGGGCGCTTCTATGCCTCGGCCCGGCATGTCGGCAAGAAGGTGCTGCAAGTGGCGCCACCGCTGTTAGAGCTGGCCCGGCGCCTCGAATCCCATGCCAAGGGCATGGTGGTGCCGGCTGCGGTGTTCGAGAGTTTTGGTTTCAACTACATCGGCCCGATTGACGGCCACGACCTGGAGTCGCTGATTCCCACGCTGGAAAACATCCGGCACCTGATGGCCACCGGCGCGGGGCCGCAGTTTTTGCATGTCGTGACCAAGAAGGGCCAGGGCTACAAGCTGGCCGAAGCCGACCCGATTGCCTACCACGGCCCCGGCAAGTTCGACCCGTCCATGGGCCTGCAGAAATCCAGCGCCCCGGCCAAGCAGACCTTCACCCAGGTGTTTGGCCGCTGGCTGTGCGACATGGCCGAGCACGACCCGCGCCTGGTCGGCATCACGCCGGCCATGCGCGAAGGCTCGGGCATGGTCGAATTCCACAAGCGCTTTCCCAAGCGCTACCACGATGTCGGCATTGCCGAGCAGCACGCGGTGACCTTTGCCGCCGGCATGGCCTGCGAAGGCTTGAAGCCGGTGCTGGCGATTTACTCGACCTTCCTGCAGCGCGGCTACGACCAGCTGATTCACGACGTGGCGCTGCAGAACCTGCCGGTGGTGTTTGCGCTGGACCGCGCCGGCCTGGTCGGCGCCGATGGTGCGACGCATGCCGGCGCCTACGACATTCCCTATCTGCGCTGCATTCCCAACATGGGCATTGCCTGCCCGGCCGATGAAAACGAATGCCGCAAGCTGCTGACCACGGCCTTCGAGCAGGATTCGCCGGTCGCCGTGCGCTATCCGCGCGGTGCCGGCGCGGGTGTCGAGCCCGAGGCCGGCCTGAAGTCGCTGCCTTTCGGCAAGGGCGAGATTCGCCGCGAAGGCAGCGGCATTGCCATCCTGGCCTTCGGTACGCTGCTCTACCCGGCGCTGCAGGCGGCTGAAAAACTCGGCGCAACCGTGGTCAACATGCGCTGGGCCAAGCCGCTCGACACCGAACTGCTGCTGAAGGTGGCGGCCGGCCATGAGGTGCTGGTCACGCTGGAAGAGGGCGCCATCATGGGCGGCGCGGGCAGTGCCGTCGGTGAAGCGCTGCAGGCCGCCGGCGTGGTCAAGCCGCTGCTGCAGCTGGGCCTGAAGGACGAGTTCATCGAGCATGGCGAGGTGGCCGTCCTGCTGGCCTTGCAGGGGCTGGACGCTGCCGGCATCGAGGCCGCTGTGCGCAGCCGTTTTGGCAGCTTCAAGTCCACCGATCCGCTGGCCAAGGTCATGCTCAAGTCGGTGGCCTGA
- a CDS encoding TRAP transporter substrate-binding protein: protein MDRRSLIKNAGIAGVLAAGIAPAVHAQAAVRWRLASSFPKSLDTIFGSAEMFAKTVKALSGGKFEVSVHAGGELMPAFGVVDALQNGTVEMAQTAPYYFTGKDPIFAFGCAVPFGLTARQMDAWMEHGNGRKLMDAFYAKYNIKSRSAGNTGTQMGGWYRKEIKSVADLKGLKMRMGGGLFGEAMQKLGVVAQNMPAGEVYQALEKGTLDATEFVGPYDDEKLGFNKVAPFYYYPGWWEGGAELEFFINTKAYAALTPEFQAIVDAATTVAARDMTAKYDAVNPIALKRLVAAKTQLKPFPKEIMDAGFKASMEVFAAHEAKSPEFKKIHQDMRAFQRDQLLWARFSEFRFDSYLTGAKL from the coding sequence ATGGATCGTCGATCACTCATCAAAAACGCCGGCATTGCCGGTGTGCTGGCTGCCGGCATCGCGCCTGCGGTGCATGCCCAGGCTGCTGTCCGCTGGCGCCTGGCGTCGAGCTTTCCAAAATCGCTCGACACCATTTTTGGCAGTGCCGAGATGTTTGCCAAGACGGTCAAGGCCCTGTCGGGCGGCAAGTTTGAAGTGTCGGTGCATGCCGGCGGCGAGTTGATGCCTGCGTTCGGCGTGGTCGATGCGCTGCAAAACGGCACCGTCGAGATGGCGCAGACCGCGCCTTACTATTTCACCGGGAAAGACCCGATCTTTGCCTTCGGCTGCGCCGTGCCTTTCGGCCTGACCGCGCGCCAGATGGATGCCTGGATGGAGCATGGCAACGGCCGCAAGCTGATGGATGCGTTCTACGCCAAGTACAACATCAAGAGCCGCAGCGCCGGCAACACCGGCACCCAGATGGGCGGCTGGTACCGCAAGGAGATCAAGAGCGTGGCCGATTTGAAGGGCCTGAAAATGCGCATGGGCGGCGGCCTGTTCGGCGAAGCCATGCAAAAGCTCGGCGTCGTGGCCCAGAACATGCCCGCCGGCGAGGTCTATCAGGCGCTTGAAAAAGGCACGCTGGACGCGACCGAGTTCGTCGGCCCTTACGACGACGAAAAGCTCGGCTTCAACAAGGTCGCGCCTTTTTATTACTACCCCGGCTGGTGGGAAGGCGGCGCCGAGCTGGAATTCTTCATCAACACCAAGGCCTATGCCGCCTTGACGCCCGAGTTCCAGGCGATTGTCGATGCGGCTACGACGGTCGCGGCGCGCGACATGACGGCCAAGTACGACGCGGTCAACCCGATTGCCCTGAAGCGCCTGGTGGCGGCCAAGACCCAGCTCAAGCCTTTTCCCAAGGAAATCATGGACGCGGGCTTCAAGGCGTCGATGGAAGTGTTTGCCGCGCACGAAGCCAAGTCGCCTGAATTCAAGAAAATCCACCAGGACATGCGCGCCTTCCAGCGCGACCAGTTGCTGTGGGCGCGCTTCTCGGAATTCCGTTTTGACAGCTACCTGACCGGCGCCAAGCTGTAA
- a CDS encoding TRAP transporter large permease — MEFLTHNFAPIMFAGLIVFLLMGFPVAFSLGACGIFFGFVGIELGLLPEALIQALPLRLFGIMQNDTLLAIPFFTLMGLILERSGMAEDLLDTIGQLFGPVRGGLALAVIFVGALLAATTGVVAASVISMGLISLPIMLRYGYDRRIASGVIAASGTLAQIIPPSLVLIILADQLGRSVGDMYKGAFLPGFMLTGMYAGYVMLLAIFKPTWVPALPLEARVFREPSGSSGTPSLLLLTLVSAGAAIFFGQHIADVHTWWSGQPVTTVPKDETIVVSLCVGVMLAFVMAVINKATRLGLLSRMAERVTFVLIPPLLLIFLVLGTIFLGVATPTEGGAMGALGALIMALVRGRLSLPLLRQALNTTTKLSCFVVFILIGSTIFSLVFQGIDGPRWVEHLLTSLPGGQIGFLIVVNIMIFFLAFFLDFFELSFIVVPLLAPVAQSLGIDLIWFGVLLAVNMQTSFMHPPFGFALFYLRSVAPTLPYTDRVTRQLIQPVTTMQIYWGAVPFVLMQIIMVGLIIAFPGIVSGELDKPKAVDMEQIRLQMEADVNKSESAQDAYGAGAQPGSGAGLMPEPEAIEPPAVDDKDLFKPAEGAAPDAKK; from the coding sequence GTGGAATTTTTGACTCACAACTTTGCCCCGATCATGTTCGCGGGCCTCATCGTCTTTTTGCTGATGGGCTTTCCGGTGGCGTTCAGCCTGGGCGCCTGCGGCATTTTCTTCGGCTTCGTCGGCATTGAACTCGGCCTGCTGCCCGAAGCGCTGATCCAGGCGCTGCCGCTGCGCCTGTTCGGCATCATGCAGAACGACACGCTGCTGGCGATTCCCTTCTTTACCTTGATGGGGCTGATCCTGGAGCGCAGCGGCATGGCCGAGGACTTGCTCGACACGATTGGCCAGCTGTTCGGCCCGGTTCGCGGCGGCCTGGCGCTGGCGGTGATCTTTGTCGGCGCGCTGCTGGCGGCCACGACCGGCGTGGTGGCGGCGTCGGTGATCTCGATGGGCCTGATCTCGCTGCCCATCATGCTGCGCTACGGCTACGACCGGCGCATTGCCTCGGGCGTGATTGCCGCGTCCGGCACGCTAGCGCAGATCATTCCGCCGTCGCTGGTGCTGATCATCCTGGCCGACCAGCTGGGCCGCAGCGTCGGCGACATGTACAAGGGCGCGTTTTTGCCGGGCTTCATGCTGACGGGCATGTACGCCGGCTACGTGATGCTGCTGGCCATCTTCAAACCCACATGGGTGCCGGCGCTGCCGCTTGAGGCACGCGTCTTTCGCGAACCCAGCGGCTCCAGCGGCACGCCTTCGCTGCTGCTGCTGACCCTTGTCTCGGCCGGCGCGGCCATCTTTTTCGGCCAGCACATTGCCGACGTTCACACCTGGTGGAGCGGCCAACCGGTGACCACGGTGCCGAAAGACGAAACCATCGTCGTGTCGCTGTGCGTGGGCGTCATGCTGGCCTTCGTGATGGCGGTCATCAACAAGGCGACGCGCCTTGGCCTGCTGTCGCGCATGGCCGAGCGCGTGACCTTTGTGCTGATTCCGCCGCTGCTGCTGATCTTTCTGGTGCTGGGAACCATCTTTCTGGGCGTGGCCACGCCGACCGAGGGCGGCGCCATGGGCGCGCTGGGCGCACTGATCATGGCGCTGGTGCGCGGCCGCCTGAGCCTGCCTTTGCTCAGGCAGGCGCTCAACACGACCACCAAGCTGTCGTGCTTCGTGGTGTTCATCTTGATCGGATCGACCATTTTCAGCCTGGTGTTCCAGGGCATTGACGGCCCGCGCTGGGTCGAGCATTTGCTGACCAGCCTGCCCGGCGGGCAGATCGGTTTTCTGATCGTGGTGAACATCATGATCTTCTTCCTGGCCTTTTTCCTGGACTTCTTCGAGCTGTCCTTCATCGTCGTGCCGCTGCTGGCGCCGGTGGCGCAGAGCCTGGGCATCGACCTGATCTGGTTCGGGGTGCTGCTGGCGGTCAACATGCAGACCTCGTTCATGCACCCGCCCTTCGGCTTTGCGCTGTTTTACCTGCGCAGCGTGGCGCCTACGCTGCCCTATACCGACCGGGTGACCAGGCAGCTGATCCAGCCGGTCACGACCATGCAGATCTATTGGGGCGCGGTGCCTTTCGTGCTGATGCAGATCATCATGGTGGGCCTCATCATCGCCTTCCCGGGCATTGTGTCGGGCGAACTCGACAAGCCCAAGGCGGTGGACATGGAACAGATCCGCCTGCAGATGGAGGCCGATGTCAACAAGTCGGAATCGGCGCAAGATGCCTACGGCGCCGGCGCCCAGCCTGGCTCAGGCGCCGGCCTGATGCCCGAGCCCGAAGCGATCGAGCCGCCTGCGGTCGATGACAAAGACCTGTTCAAGCCTGCGGAAGGCGCGGCTCCGGACGCGAAAAAATAG
- a CDS encoding TRAP transporter small permease subunit encodes MHALLKFSKAVDWLNTQVGKYAIWLILASTVISGVNAIIRKLFNMSSNAYLEVQWYLFAASFLLAAGYTLLNNEHVRIDVVSSRLSKRGQIWVDIIGFTFFLTPICLAVLWYGIPFFLQGLRSGETSSNAGGLIRWPVYAMIPLGFTLLMLQGWSELIKRFAFLQGLIDDPTLKRVEKTSEEELAEAISRLAESKTSAR; translated from the coding sequence TTGCACGCCTTGCTTAAATTTTCAAAAGCCGTGGACTGGCTGAACACCCAGGTCGGCAAATACGCCATCTGGCTGATCCTGGCCTCCACCGTCATCAGCGGCGTCAATGCCATCATTCGCAAGCTGTTCAACATGAGTTCAAACGCCTACCTGGAAGTGCAGTGGTATCTGTTTGCCGCCTCCTTCCTGCTTGCGGCAGGCTACACGCTGCTGAACAACGAGCATGTGCGCATCGATGTGGTGTCCAGCCGCCTGTCCAAGCGCGGGCAGATCTGGGTGGACATCATCGGATTCACCTTCTTTTTGACGCCGATCTGCCTGGCCGTGCTCTGGTACGGCATTCCGTTTTTCCTCCAGGGCCTGCGCTCGGGCGAAACGTCGTCGAATGCCGGCGGCCTGATCCGCTGGCCGGTGTACGCCATGATTCCGCTGGGTTTCACGCTGCTGATGCTGCAGGGCTGGTCGGAACTGATCAAGCGCTTCGCCTTTCTCCAGGGGCTGATTGACGACCCGACGCTCAAGCGGGTTGAAAAAACCAGCGAAGAAGAACTGGCCGAAGCGATCAGCCGGCTCGCCGAGTCAAAAACCAGCGCCCGCTGA
- the selD gene encoding selenide, water dikinase SelD has product MNASATSPSPRLPASILTPRLTSLSHGGGCGCKIAPGVLSEILKNSSNLPIPPQLLVGIETADDAAVYQLNDEQALIATTDFFMPIVDDPYDFGRIAATNAISDVYAMGGTPIMALALVGMPVNVLPLETIGLILRGGQDVCRDAGIPIAGGHTIDSVEPIYGLVVLGLVHPSRVKKNSGARAGDVLILGKPLGVGILSAALKKEALSAEGYAQMITVTTQLNKPGIELSKMETVHAMTDVTGFGLLGHGLELARGAHLKMQLQLDRIPLLPGVLELAAQGMVTGASGRNWDSYGAQVSLPAGISPAHQALLSDPQTSGGLLVACAPEAADAVLACFKSHGFDAARQIGDMAEGSGVSVS; this is encoded by the coding sequence ATGAACGCGTCCGCTACTTCCCCCTCCCCCCGCCTGCCTGCATCAATCCTCACGCCCCGCCTGACCAGCCTGTCGCACGGCGGCGGCTGCGGCTGCAAGATCGCGCCCGGCGTGCTGAGCGAAATCCTGAAGAATTCCAGCAACCTGCCGATTCCTCCCCAGTTGCTGGTCGGCATCGAAACCGCCGACGACGCAGCGGTTTACCAGCTCAACGACGAGCAGGCCTTGATTGCCACCACCGACTTTTTCATGCCCATCGTCGATGACCCGTATGACTTCGGCCGCATCGCCGCGACCAACGCCATCAGCGACGTGTACGCCATGGGCGGCACGCCCATCATGGCGCTGGCGCTGGTCGGCATGCCGGTCAACGTGCTGCCGCTGGAAACCATCGGCTTGATCCTGCGCGGCGGCCAGGACGTGTGCCGCGATGCCGGCATCCCGATAGCGGGCGGCCACACGATTGACTCGGTCGAACCGATCTACGGCCTGGTCGTGCTGGGCCTGGTCCACCCTTCGCGGGTCAAGAAAAACTCGGGCGCCAGGGCCGGCGATGTGCTGATCCTGGGCAAGCCGCTGGGCGTCGGCATCTTGTCGGCCGCGCTGAAAAAGGAAGCCCTGAGCGCCGAAGGCTATGCGCAAATGATTACCGTCACCACGCAGCTGAACAAGCCCGGCATCGAGTTGTCAAAAATGGAGACGGTGCATGCCATGACCGACGTGACCGGCTTCGGCCTGCTCGGCCACGGGCTGGAACTGGCGCGCGGCGCCCATCTCAAGATGCAGCTTCAGCTCGACCGGATTCCGCTGCTGCCCGGCGTGCTCGAACTCGCGGCGCAAGGCATGGTCACCGGCGCCTCGGGGCGCAACTGGGACAGCTACGGCGCGCAAGTCTCGCTGCCCGCCGGCATCAGCCCGGCGCACCAGGCCCTGCTGAGCGACCCGCAAACCAGCGGCGGCCTGCTGGTGGCCTGCGCGCCCGAGGCGGCTGACGCCGTGCTGGCCTGTTTTAAAAGCCACGGCTTTGACGCGGCGCGCCAGATTGGCGACATGGCCGAAGGCAGCGGCGTGAGCGTTTCCTGA
- the senA gene encoding selenoneine synthase SenA, whose protein sequence is MATEPFPSSSSSPAADSPKLIDSPLMRRAGPELLSLALMDARNHTLHLFGQYQNTLEAGNFKVPQMPALNPPLWMLGHVGWFQERWIGRNLQRALGSRCEPGHSRLASMEPNADRWWDPGQVPHDRRWTLDLPDMGDCRAYLLETLESTLELLEKAGTDDDALYFYRLSLFHEDLQDEALTCMAQTLGLPLDKPLQTAFTPSPMVLREPMLVPATTWRMGSASGAGAGFAFDNEQQVHAISVPEFEIDAQAVTWSQYVEFVADGAYDQPAFWHPDGWQWLQALAAVEGRRGPRYVEQIGIGSGAVIQTRFGQPMRMQGTQPAMHLSWWEADAWCRWAGRRLPAEVEWEVAAHTAARRGFRWGDVWEWMGTTFRPYPGFAPDPWRAYSEPSFGTHKVLRGASFATRARLKHPNFRNFYRPERDDIFCGFRSCAL, encoded by the coding sequence GTGGCTACAGAACCCTTCCCCTCTTCATCTTCCTCCCCGGCCGCCGACAGCCCGAAGCTGATCGACTCCCCGCTGATGAGGCGCGCAGGCCCCGAGTTGCTGTCGCTGGCGCTGATGGATGCGCGCAACCACACGCTGCACCTGTTTGGCCAGTACCAAAATACGCTGGAGGCGGGGAACTTCAAGGTGCCCCAGATGCCGGCGCTGAACCCGCCGCTGTGGATGCTCGGCCATGTGGGCTGGTTCCAGGAACGCTGGATTGGCCGCAACCTGCAGCGGGCGCTGGGCAGCCGCTGCGAGCCCGGCCACTCCCGGCTGGCGTCGATGGAGCCGAACGCAGACCGCTGGTGGGATCCGGGCCAGGTGCCCCATGACAGGCGCTGGACGCTGGACCTGCCGGACATGGGCGACTGCCGTGCGTATCTGCTCGAGACGCTGGAAAGCACGCTCGAATTGCTGGAAAAGGCCGGCACCGATGACGATGCCCTGTACTTTTACCGGCTGAGCCTGTTTCACGAAGACCTGCAGGACGAAGCCCTGACCTGCATGGCGCAGACCCTGGGCCTGCCGCTGGACAAGCCTCTGCAAACCGCGTTCACGCCGTCGCCGATGGTGCTGCGCGAGCCGATGCTGGTTCCGGCCACGACCTGGCGCATGGGCAGCGCGTCAGGCGCCGGGGCCGGGTTTGCGTTTGACAACGAACAGCAGGTGCATGCCATCAGCGTGCCCGAGTTTGAGATCGACGCCCAGGCCGTGACCTGGTCGCAGTACGTCGAGTTTGTCGCCGATGGCGCTTATGACCAGCCGGCGTTCTGGCATCCCGACGGCTGGCAATGGCTGCAGGCGCTGGCGGCAGTCGAGGGCCGGCGCGGCCCGCGCTACGTGGAGCAGATCGGCATCGGCAGCGGCGCCGTCATCCAGACCCGTTTTGGCCAGCCCATGCGCATGCAGGGCACGCAGCCGGCGATGCACCTGAGCTGGTGGGAAGCCGACGCCTGGTGCCGCTGGGCCGGGCGCCGCCTGCCGGCCGAGGTGGAGTGGGAGGTGGCCGCGCACACGGCGGCGCGCCGGGGCTTTCGCTGGGGCGATGTGTGGGAATGGATGGGCACGACCTTCAGGCCGTATCCGGGCTTTGCGCCCGACCCCTGGCGGGCGTATTCGGAGCCTTCGTTTGGCACGCACAAGGTGCTGCGCGGCGCGTCGTTTGCCACCCGGGCGCGGCTGAAACATCCCAATTTCCGGAATTTTTACCGGCCGGAGCGGGATGACATCTTTTGTGGATTCAGGTCTTGTGCGCTATGA